A region of Culicoides brevitarsis isolate CSIRO-B50_1 chromosome 1, AGI_CSIRO_Cbre_v1, whole genome shotgun sequence DNA encodes the following proteins:
- the LOC134827065 gene encoding uncharacterized protein LOC134827065, with translation MDGTQAMTTSNATQGHSKPQFAAHETKVQQNEPEQAKYYCGRCEGWYLDEKTLIEHVNMYHEYWCTLCREQIPSETELKQHLCSVHCQQNRCSSCRIMFISPMSAMKHMLEKHSEIKDKVTPVAKQLKENQQYSLSDAAARDPEQDYLCGRCNVKFANIPDTAKHMLKVHRIKIGVRKNPKTGKEEIFMNNIKGKSVKKPSSSSSSPSKHALNPQRVLLNGGEMMIAPTKNGRNGMPSTSNGNSLPSTSSFSHPDSLSLPKLSNPPPMTHINQMNANHSVNRVTLVNNSQFNSSGPNGFRPLFVSTPAPLKLQKPSETPRPCDYCDKMLGSAFSLKRHLKNVHKMYTPYQQLQQQQQQQQQQLQQITPKIDRVLSPSEIEPFDAQNSSMIQTNPTPEVVSPTNEPPVESQALTNHNDTDSLDTVHVEVEENGDENDDDEIEIILPSSATEPPIEVDDDDSDLELTVIREPDRTVTPQQQSQPLFYVRAQPSSQFLQNLARKRRPGDVDKADIAAKLQKLNGHLALQQSIAPPRR, from the exons ATGGATGGCACACAAGCCATGACAACCAGCAACGCAACACAAGGCCACTCAAAGCCGCAATTCGCTGCTCACGAGACAAAAGTGCAACAGAATGAACCTGAACAGGCAAAGTACTATTGCGGGCGCTGCGAAGGCTGGTATTTGGACGAAAAAACGCTCATTGAGCATGTTAACATGTATCACGAGTACTGGTGCACGCTCTGCCGCGAACAAATCCCATCGGAGACGGAATTGAAGCAACATTTGTGCTCCGTGCATTGCCAGCAAAATCGGTGCAGCAGTTGTCGGATCATGTTCATATCGCCAATGAGTGCCATGAAGCATATGCTCGAAAAACACAGCGAAATCAAGGACAAAGTGACGCCGGTTGCCAAGCAGCTCAAAGAAAATCAACAGTATTCGTTGTCAGATGCCGCCGCCCGAGATCCCGAACAGGATTATTTGTGTGGCCGGTGTAACGTGAAATTTGCCAACATTCCTGACACGGCAAAGCACATGCTAAAAGTGCACAGAATTAAGATTGGAGTACGTAAAAACCCAAAAACCGGCaaggaggaaatttttatgaacaacatcaaaggaaaaagtgtcaaaaagccttcgtcttcttcgtcgtcgccaTCAAAGCACGCGTTAAATCCTCAAAGAGTGTTACTGAATGGCGGTGAAATGATGATCGCCCCAACAAAAAACGGTAGAAATGGAATGCCATCCACGTCGAACGGAAATTCATTGCCATCCACATCCTCGTTCAGTCATCCGGACTCTCTTAGTTTGCCGAAACTTAGCAATCCACCTCCAATGACACACATTAATCAAATGAACGCCAATCATTCCGTGAATCGTGTGACACTCGTGAACAACAGTCAATTCAACAGCTCGGGACCAAATGGATTTCGCCCGTTATTTGTGTCGACACCTGCACCCTTGAAACTTCAAAAGCCCTCGGAAACTCCAAGACCGTGCGATTATTGTGATAAAATGTTGGGATCTGCCTTCTCTCTGAAACGTcatttaaag aACGTACATAAAATGTATACCCCATATCAGCagctgcagcagcagcaacaacaacaacaacaacaactgcaaCAAATTACACCTAAGATCGATCGAGTACTTTCCCCTAGCGAAATTGAGCCTTTTGACGCCCAAAATTCATCCATGATACAAACTAATCCAACGCCGGAAGTCGTGTCGCCGACAAACGAACCTCCCGTAGAATCACAAGCCTTAACGAATCACAATGACACAGATAGCTTAGATACGGTGCATGTCGAAGTGGAGGAGAACGGCGACGAAAACGATGACGACGAAATAGAAATTATTCTGCCGAGCTCGGCAACCGAACCACCTATTGAAGTAGATGACGACGACAGCGATCTCGAGCTGACAGTCATCCGGGAGCCAGACCGAACCGTAACCCCACAGCAACAGTCACAGCCACTGTTTTACGTACGAGCACAACCCTCGAGTCAGTTTCTGCAGAATCTGGCGCGAAAAAGACGACCTGGAGACGTAGATAAAGCCGATATTGCCGCGAAATTGCAAAAACTGAACGGACATCTGGCGCTACAACAAAGCATTGCACCCCCTAGAAGATAA
- the LOC134827066 gene encoding serine/arginine repetitive matrix protein 1 gives MSGRDRSADRGKRFLRMDSKYPPLKISDPSLVVGKRKEIVNVMRKARDNPNDYWDKKLLEVEERDPGRWRHSGFKKLYVEGEGPSRSSSRSRSPRPPRRVSPSPRPRRAASPSPRPRSPPNVRVRKPLPPPPSSKRRMSMSPPPKRPAYRPPSPPSVSSSSSSSEDSYPMRGRRSRSRSPPPVHMKAGRFPEPGGSKAPLPPMRYRSPSPGYRKMPEKRYMEKAPPEKPPRSHKMMPVSRKHLSPKPRVTSTSDEYTVKAKSRPQEPAPIPTKVKKAKRVKEKHIPIQRIKIEDEPKQKRRSRSSSSSSSASDTNDDGVVFSALNASTRISLSERFGKIAQWSTDRTNMENMRITKNSAGGDLKVLIEEESSTNQREAYLRNGNFPDALPTQAPTHTTGSWDDINVRYRYYKGAGYLKGLTLDDYVRWEEWWYQYQEWLNRCQLWEANRMNRRHRRKLPITARLN, from the exons ATGTCTGGTCGTGACCGGAGTGCTGATCGAGGCAAGCGTTTTCTGCGGATGGACAGCAAATATCCGCCTCTCAAGATatcag atCCCAGCTTAGTGGTTGGAAAACGAAAGGAAATCGTAAATGTGATGAGAAAAGCTCGCGACAACCCAAACGATTATTGGGACAAGAAATTGCTTGAAGTAGAAGAacgag aCCCCGGAAGATGGCGTCATAGCGGATTCAAGAAGCTCTATGTCGAGGGTGAAGGTCCCAGTCGGTCTTCTAGCAGATCTCGGTCACCGAGACCTCCTCGTCGTGTCAGTCCGTCGCCAAGACCGCGACGTGCGGCAAGTCCTTCGCCACGTCCCCGGAGTCCCCCGAATGTAAGAGTACGGAAACCCTTACCGCCGCCGCCGTCATCAAAACGTCGAATGTCGATGTCGCCGCCCCCGAAACGGCCCGCTTATCGACCGCCGTCGCCGCCCTCGGTGTCATCGAGCTCTTCTAGCTCCGAAGATTCGTATCCGATGCGTGGTCGACGTTCGCGTTCTCGCTCGCCGCCACCGGTTCACATGAAGGCAGGTCGTTTTCCCGAGCCAGGTGGTTCGAAGGCGCCACTGCCACCGATGCGTTACAGGTCTCCGTCGCCCGGATACCGAAAGATGCCCGAAAAGCGTTACAtggaaaag GCACCTCCAGAGAAACCTCCACGTTCACACAAAATGATGCCAGTATCGCGCAAACATTTGTCGCCGAAGCCGCGAGTTACATCGACATCTGATGAATACACGGTAAAAGCTAAATCTCGTCCACAGGAACCTGCTCCGATTCCAACAAAGGTCAAGAAAGCGAAGAGAGTGAAGGAAAAG CATATCCCAATTCAACGGATCAAAATCGAAGATGAGCCCAAGCAAAAGCGTCGTTCGCGTTCCAGCTCGTCTTCGTCGAGTGCCAGCGACACGAATGACGATGGCGTCGTCTTTTCCGCATTAAATGCCAGCACTCGCATCAGCTTGTCCGAACGTTTCGGCAAAATTGCTCAATGGAGTACGGATCGCACAAATATGGAAAATATGCGAATCACGAAAAACTCGGCGGGTGGCGACTTGAAGGTCTTGATCGAGGAAGAATCGTCGACGAATCAGCGTGAAGCGTATTTGCGTAATGGAAATTTCCCCGATGCACTGCCAACGCAAGCACCGACGCATACGACGGGCAGCTGGGACGACATCAATGTGCGTTATCGATATTACAAGGGCGCCGGCTACTTGAAGGGACTCACGTTGGACGATTATGTGCGTTGGGAAGAGTGGTGGTACCAGTACCAGGAATGGCTTAATCGCTGCCAACTTTGGGAGGCCAATCGCATGAACAGAAGACATCGTCGGAAACTTCCGATCACCGCAcggttgaattaa
- the LOC134836861 gene encoding U4/U6.U5 small nuclear ribonucleoprotein 27 kDa protein isoform X2: MGRSPSPARRRPKDKHRDRLKHRKRSRSRDKSRSPVDRRRKERRYSRSPVERSRRTTRSRSRSYERDTRKRSPGPSSSSSSHKLSSKSSRATSSKNDFEGAQSVDEQEMAKLMGFSGFSSTKGKKVEGNDVGEVHVILKRKYRQYMNRKGGFNRPLDFVA, translated from the exons ATGGGTCGCTCACCATCACCGGCTCGTCGACGGCCAAAGGATAAACACCGTGATCGCTTAAAACACAGAAAACGCAGCAGAAGTCGAGACAA AAGCCGCAGTCCCGTGGATCGACGCCGAAAAGAACGTCGATACTCCAGATCGCCCGTCGAAAGAAGTCGTAGAACTACTAG ATCCCGTTCAAGGTCGTACGAGAGAGACACACGAAAAAGATCGCCAGgaccatcgtcgtcgtcgtcatcacaCAAATTGTCGTCAAAATCATCGCGAGCCACATCATCGAAGAACGACTTTGAAGGTGCCCAATCGGTGGACGAGCAAGAAATGGCGAAACTCATGGGATTCAGTGGATTCTCGTCGACGAAAGGTAAAAAAGTCGAGGGAAATGATGTCGGCGAGGTTCACGTGATCCTCAAACGGAAGTACAGACAGTACATGAATCGGAAAGGCGGCTTTAATCGACCACTCGATTTTGTTGCCTAG
- the LOC134836861 gene encoding U4/U6.U5 small nuclear ribonucleoprotein 27 kDa protein isoform X1, translating to MGRSPSPARRRPKDKHRDRLKHRKRSRSRDNRSRSPVDRRRKERRYSRSPVERSRRTTRSRSRSYERDTRKRSPGPSSSSSSHKLSSKSSRATSSKNDFEGAQSVDEQEMAKLMGFSGFSSTKGKKVEGNDVGEVHVILKRKYRQYMNRKGGFNRPLDFVA from the exons ATGGGTCGCTCACCATCACCGGCTCGTCGACGGCCAAAGGATAAACACCGTGATCGCTTAAAACACAGAAAACGCAGCAGAAGTCGAGACAA CAGAAGCCGCAGTCCCGTGGATCGACGCCGAAAAGAACGTCGATACTCCAGATCGCCCGTCGAAAGAAGTCGTAGAACTACTAG ATCCCGTTCAAGGTCGTACGAGAGAGACACACGAAAAAGATCGCCAGgaccatcgtcgtcgtcgtcatcacaCAAATTGTCGTCAAAATCATCGCGAGCCACATCATCGAAGAACGACTTTGAAGGTGCCCAATCGGTGGACGAGCAAGAAATGGCGAAACTCATGGGATTCAGTGGATTCTCGTCGACGAAAGGTAAAAAAGTCGAGGGAAATGATGTCGGCGAGGTTCACGTGATCCTCAAACGGAAGTACAGACAGTACATGAATCGGAAAGGCGGCTTTAATCGACCACTCGATTTTGTTGCCTAG
- the LOC134837446 gene encoding heterogeneous nuclear ribonucleoprotein U-like protein 1 codes for MDLSGDLSKLKVVELKAELAARGLDTKGIKAMLVSRLEAALAAEKSGVPITSVASDAPTEATECDADAAMSDATSEAVEPSPARPTRRRRTRSMTRSPSPEAKRLVTEQVLEPLREEETEPTPAAATESQEESKEEEPAAPMEVDSAVPEAVAPPSDDAAPTTTDTNTQESHEQKEPETQETEDENKGQKRSRENSKSPSRKRSSSVEPHSNDFTNDEDEPEIDDSKFLLSWFDSDLHLKIDQTDFLHAKPISDAGLNLVWAGARANHGVKSGKVAYEVYLSNYNRVNHSQEDRRIHEFRCGWSVGDTSLQLGECPLSFGFDSNGKKCTDSKFEDYGKRYSLFDVVGVYLDLDSSPCTIEYTINGETQGKAFEFEKESLEGKALFPHISTKNIGYKVNFGQVLPTLYSSVPNKPKDNRRDRNSNRRPNDNNKNKNEDSNKKESEPSKDTQENTSENQEENQEQATENNGEQQQNTENTEENATQETNEEQPSTEENQGEAKTAEESDKTAENAENKPTEEEEKPGSKELLPGYIFIDQSPADALEDGPKRPESRKDCEVILMIGLPGTGKTFYARNWVKEHPEKRYNAFGVQFLLEKMKISGEARKPSQSYRWSQIVESLSRSLNILLNIACRRRRNYIFDQPNVYANLQRRKMSRFGDFHRKAVIVFPDEETHKERAAKRLEEQGKEYSPINEEEMRSKLSLPVLEHTWFNEIVYTELPEEKAREIVVKINEDGQAARKKRKEGRDDRSRQRYQKFQDNRRDPWRPQGGRGPAGAWDRRPGEGYGYGRPDRFRDQWGNQNNWVRGGQGYQ; via the exons ATGGATCTATCAGGAGACTTGTCAAAACTCAAGGTGGTCGAGCTGAAGGCGGAACTGGCTGCCCGCGGCCTAGATACGAAGGGAATCAAGGCAATGTTAGTGAGTAGGCTCGAAGCAGCATTGGCGGCAGAGAAGAGTGGAGTACCAATAACAT cTGTTGCCTCAGATGCCCCCACGGAAGCTACGGAATGCGACGCGGATGCCGCCATGTCAGATGCGACGTCAGAAGCAGTGGAACCCAGTCCCGCAAGACCCACTCGCAGACGACGTACGAGATCGATGACGAGATCGCCGTCACCAGAAGCCAAGAGACTCGTAACGGAACAGGTTTTGGAGCCGTTGCGTGAGGAGGAAACAGAGCCAACACCTGCAGCAGCCACCGAAAGCCAAGAAGAGAGCAAGGAAGAAGAGCCGGCGGCACCAATGGAAGTGGATAGTGCTGTGCCAGAAGCTGTTGCACCTCCAAGTGACGATGCAGCTCCAACAACTACCGACACAAACACTCAGGAATCACACGAACAAAAGGAACCTGAAACGCAGGAAACGGAAGACGAGAACAAAGGACAAAAAAGAAGTCGCGAAAACAGCAAATCCCCCTCGAGAAAACGATCGAGTTCCGTTGAGCCGCATTCGAATGACTTTACAAATGACGAAGACGAGCCAGAAATCGACgacagtaaatttttgttgagttGGT TCGACTCtgatttgcatttaaaaatcgatcaaacaGACTTTTTGCATGCAAAACCAATTTCGGATGCAGGACTTAACTTAGTTTGGGCAg gtGCTCGTGCCAATCATGGTGTCAAAAGTGGAAAAGTGGCGTACGAAGTATATTTGTCCAACTACAATCGTGTGAATCACAGCCAAGAAGACCGACGTATCCATGAGTTCCGTTGTGGATGGTCTGTGGGCGATACGAGTCTCCAACTTGGCGAGTGCCCGTTATCGTTTGGCTTCGATTCGAATGGTAAAAAGTGTACAGACTCCAAATTCGAGGATTATGGTAAACGGTACAGCTTGTTTGATGTCGTTGGCGTATatttg gACTTGGATAGCTCTCCATGCACGATCGAATACACTATTAATGGGGAAACTCAGGGAAAAGCCTTCGAGTTCGAAAAGGAATCTTTAGAAGGCAAAGCACTCTTTCCTCATATAAGCACCAAAAACATCGGGTATAAAGTTAACTTCGGTCAAGTCTTACCAACGCTTTATAGTTCTGTACCAAACAAACCAAAG gatAACCGACGAGACCGTAACTCAAACAGACGTCCAaatgacaacaacaagaacaaaaatgaggattcaaataaaaaagagtcGGAACCATCGAAGGACACACAAGAAAACACGTCAGAAAATCAAGAAGAAAACCAAGAGCAAGCAACGGAAAACAACGGCGAACAACAGCAAAATACTGAAAACACCGAAGAAAATGCTACTCAAGAAACAAACGAAGAACAACCGTCAACGGAGGAAAATCAAGGCGAAGCAAAAACAGCTGAAGAATCTGACAAAACGGCTGAAAATGCCGAAAATAAACCAACTGAAGAGGAAGAG AAACCCGGTAGCAAGGAACTTCTTCCCGGCTACATTTTCATCGATCAATCACCTGCTGACGCACTTGAAGATGGACCCAAACGTCCAGAATCACGAAAAGACTGCGAGGTGATTCTCATGATTGGCTTGCCAGGCACCGGTAAAACTTTCTACGCGCGTAACTGGGTCAAGGAACATCCAGAAAAACGATACAATGCCTTTGGTGtacaatttttacttgaaaagaTGAAG atttctgGAGAAGCACGAAAACCAAGTCAGTCTTATCGTTGGTCACAAATTGTCGAGTCTCTCTCACGAAGCTTGAATATTTTACTAAACATTGCATGCAGACGACGaagaaattacatttttgatcAG ccGAATGTTTACGCTAATTTGCAAAGAAGGAAAATGAGCCGGTTCGGAGACTTCCACAGAAAAGCCGTTATTGTATTCCCAGATGAAGAAACACACAAAGAACGTGCAGCAAAGCGTCTTGAAGAGCAAGGCAAGGAATATTCGCCCATCAATGAGGAAGAAATgagat CGAAATTATCGTTACCTGTTCTCGAGCACACCTGGTTCAACGAGATTGTGTACACGGAATTGCCGGAAGAGAAAGCCCGCGAAATTGTAGTTAAGATAAATGAAGATGGACAAGCGGCCCGCAAGAAGCGCAAGGAAGGTCGTGATGACAGATCTCGCCAACGATATCAAAAATTCCAAGACAATCGACGGGATCCATGGCGCCCACAGGGTGGACGAGGTCCCGCTGGTGCCTGGGACCGACGACCTGGAGAGGGCTACGGCTATGGAAGACCCGATCGTTTCCGTGATCAATGGGGCAATCAAAATAACTGGGTTCGTGGTGGCCAGGGATatcagtaa
- the LOC134827222 gene encoding protein arginine N-methyltransferase 5-like gives MGKQTIIWYKEHVTDLREQMQMNKAQKFDSVVVNITHPLFKREFEKEKLRDEHQLFTRSDLILSPSEWLDQVVLKLSSDLELDSEDDAIRKHSEKVLMQELNMASHLIQNGYVLMELKPGNSTNLARSIMQSSKCVILVELPMTDIRLTTLSRRKDLNTEELLGEDPWERWNRFRCHADFSSKIRLSLTLTEDLPSTEEIKRWLGEPVECINIPDYLFLRNHQNYPVLSRPHQQILAQFLKFNVHLMIQTNDEYNQHYVEYLDYLARQKFKRNDMMAGFDDLLQIPLQPLYDNLDSYTYEVFEKDPVKYKKYQEAVEAALVDRVSDKDLPSKVSVVMIVGAGRGPLVRAVINASKKTGRKVRIYIIEKNPNAIITLHSLRNEIWKDADIQIFSKDMRECEPPEKADIIVSELLGSFGDNELSPECLDGAQKLLKPDGISIPCSSTSFVNPVMSSKLYNAIRLIDRMYHPRDKNASVVANFENNYVVYPKNVYHIDDPKPLFTFVHPNHENLIDNSRFASLEFTSKVHCVLHGFIGYFETVLYKDIILSINPFTHTAGLSSWFSFLLPITEPQQIAAGQKITANFWRCTSSHKVWYEWSVSSPQISHIHNSGGRFCPIYK, from the exons atgGGAAAACAAACGATAATTTGGTACAAGGAGCACGTCACCGACCTGCGAGAGCAAATGCAGATGAACAAAGCCCAGAAATTCGATTCAGTTGTTGTCAATATCACGCATCCCCTGTTTAAACGTGagtttgaaaaagaaaaactgcGAGACGAGCATCAATTATTCACGAGATCCGATTTAATTTTGTCTCCATCGGAATG GTTGGATCAAGTTGTCTTGAAATTAAGTAGCGATTTGGAACTCGATTCGGAAGACGATGCCATTCGGAAGCACAGCGAAAAGGTTCTCATGCAAGAATTGAACATGGCATCGCATCTCATACAGAACGGATATGTCTTGATGGAGCTAAAACCGGGAAATTCCACGAATTTAGCACGAAGTATCATGCAGAGCTCGAAATGTGTCATTTTGGTGGAACTTCCGATGACCGACATTCGTTTAACGACCTTGTCGCGGCGCAAGGACTTGAACACGGAAGAACTTCTTGGAGAAGATCCGTGGGAACGATGGAACCGATTTCGTTGTCATGCTGatttttcgtcgaaaattCGTCTGTCATTGACTTTAACGGAAGACCTTCCGAGTACGGAAGAGATTAAACGATGGCTGGGCGAACCTGTTGAATGCATCAACATTCCGGATTACTTATTCCTGCGAAATCACCAGAATTATCCAGTTTTGTCGCGACCGCATCAACAAATTCTCGCACAATTCCTCAAATTTAACGTGCATCTCATGATTCAAACGAATGACGAGTATAATCAGCATTATGTGGAATATCTCGACTACTTGGcacgacaaaaattcaaaagaaacgaCATGATGGCTGGCTTTGATGATTTGTTACAGATCCCGTTGCAACCGTTGTACGATAATTTGGATAGTTACACGTATGAAGTCTTCGAAAAGGATCCCGTCAAATACAAAAAGTACCAAGAAGCTGTCGAAGCTGCGTTAGTAGATCGTGTTTCGGACAAGGACCTTCCTTCAAAAGTGTCGGTGGTGATGATTGTAGGTGCCGGACGAGGTCCGTTGGTGCGTGCCGTAATAAATGCTTCGAAAAAGACCGGACGTAAAGTCAGAATTTAcataattgagaaaaatccGAATGCCATCATAACTCTCCATTCGTTGCGCAACGAAATCTGGAAGGATGCCGACATTCAAATCTTCTCCAAGGACATGCGGGAATGTGAACCGCCCGAAAAAGCGGATATTATTGTGTCAGAATTACTTGGCTCCTTTGGCGACAACGAATTATCACCAGAATGCCTTGATGGCGCACAAAAACTGCTGAAACCCGATGGAATTAGTATCCCATGTAGCTCGACGTCCTTCGTTAATCCCGTGATGTCGAGTAAACTCTACAATGCCATCCGTTTGATTGACCGCATGTACCATCCGCGCGACAAGAATGCCAGTGTCGTTGCCAATTTCGAGAATAATTACGTGGTTTATCCGAAAAATGTGTATCACATCGACGATCCGAAACCGTTGTTCACTTTTGTACATCCCAAtcacgaaaatttaattgataactCGCGTTTTGCTTCACTGGAGTTCACGTCGAAGGTACATTGTGTGCTTCACGGGTTCATTGGGTACTTTGAAACGGTTCTCTACAAGGATATAATTTTGAGTATCAATCCTTTTACTCATACTGCGGGCCTTTCGTCGTGGTTCAGCTTTTTGCTGCCCATTACCGAGCCTCAACAAATTGCTGCCGGACAAAAAATCACAGCAAACTTTTGGCGATGCACTTCCAGTCACAAAGTTTGGTACGAATGGAGTGTTTCGTCGCCCCAAATTTCGCACATTCACAATTCGGGCGGTCGATTCTGCCCAATTTACaagtaa